The genomic window AGCAGCCATTATGTATTCTTTCTTTGCTACCTGCAAAATCAACAACATCGAGCCGTTCGACTGGCTCACCAAAGTCCTCACCCGCATCCCGGATCACTCTATCCAACGCCTTGAAGAACTGCTTCCGCAGAATCTGAAATAAAAACCCCGGAAATAAAACTAATTTTGCGTTACGAGTCAAGACGCATCAGACCGAAGGGTTACATACAATCTTTAAATTACTGAAAAAATTTGTATCAGATATTTCATCTTGAAAGGATGGATGCCCCGTCTTTAGTTGAAAGGGCTCTTCTTTTAATCTTTTCTCAATCACAATTACACTGTCATAATAATGGATAGAATCAACAGTCTTTGTGAATGAATTTACTTTTAAGTTTCTTTGTTCCGAATGAAATGCATTCAAATAATCGATAAAATTTTTACTGTATTCTATATATGTATTCATTCTTTTATAGCCTCCACCATATTTTACCCTATATGAAGTATGTAAATCCTCACATAAGTAAACACCATCACTCTTTATATGACTGAATAATTCTTCATAACTTACTATTTGTTGAGTCATAGTATGTCCTCCATCATCTATTAGAATATCAATTGGAGGGATTAATTCTTTTATTTTTCTCAAAAACTTTCGGTCAGATTGGGACCCAATGAAGATTTCAATATTTTCTTCTTCAAGCTTTTTACATTTTGGATTTAAATCAATCCCATATATTCTTGCTTTTTTACCAAAATAGTCTTTCCACATTTGAAGACTTCCTCCATGAAAAACACCAATTTCAAGAATAACACTTTCTTTACCCCGGAATCGATTGAAATGGCGATCATAAATATCAAAATAATGATTCCATTTTTGGATCAATCTTTTATCATTGTTTTTAAAGTACTTTTCTAAATCAGACATTTGTTTTTCCATAATAAATCTTAATGAATTGCAAAGGATCACTTTGCGAAAGTATGAATTTCCTCCTTTAATAGGACGAATATGTTTTCCGATAATTTCCTAATAGTCTCGCCATGGTCATAAAAAGAGCCGTTTATAATAAAAGAAAAAGAATAATTTTGAATTATGAATCGATTACTAGTTAGTCCTTGCCGCAATTTGACAATATCAACCATCTGATAATGAATACATTTAAACCATTAGCATCTATTATAACCCCGACATACAATCATTCCACATACATCAGCGCCTGTATCGAATCTGTTTTAGCCCAGACATACGTTAACTGGGAGATGATCATCATTAACGATGGCAGTACAGACCAAACCCTGGAAATTGCCAGATCCTATTCTGAAAAAGATAAAAGGATTTTGCTTGCTGACCAGGAAAATGTAGGAATTTTCCGGATTGGCGAAACCTATAATAAAGCGCTAGCTCTTTCCAGGGGTGAATATGTCTTTATCCTTGAGGGTGATGATTTATGGGAACCCGAAAAACTTGAATTACAGATCAATGCTTTCCAAAATAATCCTGAAGTAATTCTTTGTTACGGCCGCGCAAAGGTAATTGGCTCTGATCCTAAACTTGTATTCAATACAATTCCTGAAACAGGCGTCCCGGATGAAATTTATTATAATAATGATCCTATCGGCAGCATTTTAAATGTTATTTTGTTTGAAGACAGGGTGCCTGCTTTAACTATTGGCGTTAAAAGGCAAATATTGGAAAAAATAGGGGGATTTAAACAGGGATTAGCATCTGTTGACCTGGATACACTTCTTGAACTTTCATTAATCGGGAAATTCCATTTTTTACCGAAAATTTTAGGAAGCTACAGAACTTATGCAAACCAGGTTACGAAGACTTATCCCGCGCTTATCCGGGAGAAATACTATCAGACTGTAATTAAATTTTTAGATGAGAAAGCAGGCCAGGAAAATATAAAGTGGTTTACAAGAAAAAATCAAATTCACAGTTATCATAAACGGTATCTGTCAATTGCCTATTCCAGGTCAGGCAGGTATAACCTGATCCGGAAAAAATTCAATGAGGCAAGACATGATTATTTGACTGCGATCAGAACCGGAAGCATTAATGAACCATTATGGGTCCTTCGGTCAATTACAGGAATTGTATTAAGCTTTTTCAAGACGGATGTCGAAGGACTTGCAAAATTCTTTGGTAAAAAGCATTATACGAAAGATTAATATCACCAAAACAGTTAAAGTTGGTATATTCGCCTCAAATGTTTAATTCGCTGAAATAGTGGGCATAATTCAAAAGCAGGCCATATCTGGAACAATATTCACTTTTGCGGGAGTTGCAATAGGGTTTGTTACTTCAGCATTAATATTTCCCAGGTTTTTATCCAGTTCCGAAATAGGCCTATTTGGCATTCTCCTTTCTTATTCACTGATTTTTGGTCAGTTTGCCACTTTAGGAACAGGAAGGATTAACATCATGTTATTTCCACAATATAAAAACAGGGAGAAATACCATTATGGCTTTTTCTTTATAGTCATTCTGATTTCCATTGTTGGGCTGATACTTGCCTTCATATCATTCACTTTCCTCAGAGACATCATAATCAACAACTCCAAAGAATCATCAGAATTATTCATCAGCTATATCAACTATCTTTATCCGCTGATTTTCTTCACTTTCCTTTATTTTCTCGCAGATTCATTCAACACGGCACTTTTTGATGCCCTGGGCGGTTTGATTCTTAAGGAATTTGTCCAACGCATTCTGATATTGCTTTTCATCCTGCCGTTTATCTTCAAAATGATATCATTTCATTCCTATGCTCAATTATTTGTTGTTGCTGTTTGTTTGCCTTCTGTGATACTTCCGGTGATACTTCTCAGGAAAAAGGAATTTCGCATTAAAGTTGTATTTGATAATAAAATCCGTGAAAACCGGAAGCTTTTTATCGACATTGGCATTTACGGGATTATTATTGGATTTACAGGTTTGATTGTTCTCAATATCGATAGGATCATGGTTGAACGGTTTTTGGGATTAAGTGCAACCGGTGTCTATACTACGATGGCTTATTTTGCCACCCTGGTATCCATTCCATCAAGGGCTCTTGCAAAAATCTCAGATCCAATCATTGCTCAGCACTGGAAAGAAAATGATCTTCACAATGTCAGGGAAAATTATTACCGCAGCAGCATAAATCAGTTTTTGATCGGGTGTCTCATCCTCGTCGGCATCTGGGGAAATATTGACAATATATTGACTATTCTGCCACCGGAATTCGCAACAGGCAAATATGTAATCTTGTTTATTGGGCTGGCATTTTTATCGGATATGTCAACAGGAACAAGCTCCTTTATTCTTGCCAACTCCGTTTATTATAAATACCAGGCTTATATTGTCCTGATACTGGTCGTATTAATAGTTATAACCAATTATTTGCTGATTCCTTTATGGGGATTACCCGGTGCCGCTTTAGCCACGCTGATATCCAAGATAATAAGCAATATGATGAGACATTTCCTTTTGTTTAAAAAATTCAATCTGCAACCATTTAATTCTCGCTTTCTATTAATCATCGGGATCAGCCTGTTTGCATACCTGATAGGTTATATAATTCCGGCGAAAAGCAATCTCTACCTCGATTTGATCCTCAGGAGTTCAGTAATTCTGATACTGTTTGTCTTACCTGTCATTATTTTCCGGCTTTCTCCGGAGACAAACCAGTATCTCTTAAAATTAAAAAAATGGATTCAGGAATAAATAAAAGGGATTGAATCTGAGGTTGAAAAATTTTCCTGTTTCTACCAGCACGACTGCCAGGTTGTCCCGTCAAATACTTTCAACCGGTGATCAGAGCTATCCATGTAAATATCGCCTTCAGCGGGGTTTTCAGGAGGAGTTGAACGGGGTTCGAGGCGCATAACATCATTTATATGGAGAGTCCTTTGCGGATCCTTGGTTCCAATGCCCAATCTGCCATCGCTGGTGAAACGGGCTGTTTCATGGATAGTTTGGCCATCATAAAATTCAAAATAAATCTTGCCAGGTAAGGATGTCCTAAAAATCAATCCTTTGCCTTCGTTCCATAATAATGCGGTCTGGCGCCATTCGTCACCATAAAGTGTATAATAATCTCCCCGGTGTTGAAGTGTTGTTCTCGAATCATCCCCTGAACTCAACTGCAGCCAAACCGTGGAAAAGTTATCGGTTGAATTATTCTTAAGCCAAAGAAAATTCCTCCCGGATTGGCCAACAGACTCTCCCTCAACCTGGACCACTGCTTCCGGGTTTTCGGTTCCCAATCCTATTTTTCCATCACCTGTAATTCTCATAAGCTCTGAAAACGATCTTCCGTCACGATCAGTCGTTTCAAAACTGATCCTTCCCTCAGGGTTTGTTCTTAAAATCAACCCGTTCCCGCTATTCCAAAGAGCTGATGTGCCTGCATATTTGCCTCCAAAGATGGAATATGAATCTGAATGGTGTGTCAGATCAGTGGAACTATTTCCATCACCCGATTTCAGTTTCACGTAAACACAGGAAAAACCGTCTGTTGAATTATTCTTAAGAAAAAGGAAATTCCTTCCATCTTCGTTATAGGATCTGCCTTCTATTTGAAGAGGCACCTCAGGATTTTCTGTTCCTATTCCTATTTTTCCATCTCCTGTTATTCTCATTATTTCAACCGGAATGGAATACTGACCCCCGTCATAGGTTTCGAAGATAAACTTGCTTTCCGGTCTTGTCCTGAAAAATAATCCCCGCCCGTCATTCCAAAGCTGGCTTGTCTCAGAATATTTCCCATCATACAGACTATATGACGCAGCGTGATGGGCAAGAAATGTTGACGAATTACCTGTTCCTGCATTCATCCAGAGAATCACTGCGGAATGACCGTCTGTCGCATTATTCCGAATCTGTAAAAACCTCCTGTTACTGGTATAAACAGAAGTACCTTCTATTTGAAGATTGGAAAAAGGTAAAGAAGTTCCAATTCCCACTTTGCCATCTGAAGTCACATTGAAATTATTCAGCCCAACCTGGAAAGTATTTGAAACCCGGCCATCTCCATTGACATTTAACATCCCACTCATGTCTAGACTGTATTGCGGATCGGCCTGATTTATCCCTACATTCCCTTCATCATAATAAATTCCTTCACCGGATTCTTTCCATTGTGACTTGATTGTATCGGAACCGGAACCTGACTTCTCCGCGTACAAAGCATATGGAACGGCCAGCAATTGCGAAGTGCCGAGCAATTGATAGTTCATCGCCCCTTGCATATCAATCTCCAATTGAATAAAATAATTATCCTCCCCCCAGGAAATCTGGGCAAACTCGCCCGCAACGACTAAGCCTCTTCCGATTTCAAGGTTGACAAGCCCCAGGGTATTGGTTATCACATCGTGGATTTCGCTGTAACTGACTTCGCCGTTAATATCTCCTCTTAAGAGCGAAATCCGCAGGCTGACCAATTGATTCGAAATAACGACACCCGTTGTATCCCTTATCACAGCTTGATACTTGAAAGCATGGGGAACCTGGCTACTGCAGATGAGGGAAACGCAAAGAAAAATGACCGGTAAAAGCGCTATCTTTTTCATTTTAAAAATATAAAGCTGGTTAATAACCTGTCCTGACAATTTTAAATGTTCGTTGCCTGCCATCGCTCACCCGGATGATCTTTAACAGCAATATCCCCTGGGAATATTCGACAAGATCTATCTTATCATGACTATCCGGATTAATGAGCTGGCTTAACAATACCTTACCCATCATATCACTCAGGATTAATCTGAAATTTTCCGTTTCCGATATGCCTGTCAGCTCGATCTGAATAAACCTGCAGGTGGGATTGGGAAAAATATTGGCCTGAAAAACAGGGTTCTCCTGTTCAGGTATTTCGAAAAATTTAAATATGGGTTGGTGGAATCCCTGGCTGATAGAGATATTGCCCGACTGGTAAGATTCTATGCTGCTTTCTCCCAGCGTCCAGGAGATTTCGGTGTTTTCCAAAATATATGTATCACCAGCAGAAGCAATGACATCATTTTGTATGGTTTGAGTGAATACCTTCTGGAATGGAAGGAAGAAAAGTGCAAAAACTAAAACCAGGATATTGAATTTCATTTCTAAAATATATTTAGAAACGAAGATACAAAATCCTGATTAAAAATAGAAATATTATTTAGTTTTTTTACTCCCTGGACTATTTCCGGACGAACTTAAAATCCTTCCCCAAATAATAGGCCGCATTCCCCAGTTTCTCTTCGATGCGGAGCAACTGGTTGTATTTGGCGATCCGTTCTGAGCGGCAGGCAGATCCTGTTTTGATCATGCCGGTATTTAATGCAACGGCAAGGTCGGCGATGGTAACATCTTCGGTTTCACCGGAACGATGGCTGATTACCGCGGTATAAGCATTGGTATAAGCCATGTTCACCGCATTGATGGTTTCCGTCAGGGTTCCGATCTGGTTAACTTTAATAAGGATTGAGTTAGCAACACCAGCGTTGATGCCACGCTGAAGCCGTTCCGTATTGGTTACAAAGAGATCATCTCCAACCAGTTGTATCTTTTTCCCGAGTTTATCCGTGACCAGTTTCCAGCCATCCCAATCGTCTTCTGCCATTCCGTCTTCTAAAGAAATGATCGGGTATTTTTTTACCCATCCGTCCCAAAAGTCAACCATCTGGCCCGGAGTCAGTTTTTCACCGGTTGATTTTTTAAGATGGTAAACATTTTCTTCCGTGATAAAATACTCGGAAGCGGCCGGGTCAAGGGCAATATAAATATCTTCACCGGCTTTGTACCCGGCTTTTTCAATAGCTTCCAAAATCACCTGGATAGCTTCTTCATTAGATCCGAGGTTTGGTGCGAATCCGCCTTCATCGCCCACGTTTGTGGAGTGTCCTTTCTTTTTAAGGACCCCTTTGAGCGTATGAAACACTTCTGCTCCCATCCTCAGTGCCTGACTGAAATTTTCGGCTCCTACCGGCATGATCATGAATTCCTGAAAGTCGATGCTGTTATCAGCATGTGAACCGCCGTTAAGGATGTTCATCATCGGGATTGGGAGGGTGTTTGCATTGACGCCACCGATATAGCGATAAAGATACTGGCCTGTTTCCGTGGCGCCTGCTTTGGCAGCAGCCAATGACACGCCAAGGATGGCATTTGCACCCAGGCGGCCTTTGTTAGGTGTTCCATCCAGATCGATCATCCGCTTATCGATGTCCCCCTGATCAGTTACCTGCATACCCACTATTTCTTCCTTAATCACATTATTCACATTATGAACGGCTTTAAGGACGCCTTTTCCAAGGTACTCTTTCTTATTGCCATCGCGTAATTCCACGGCTTCATGAACACCGGTAGAGGCGCCGGAAGGTATGGCAGCGCGTCCACTCATTCCTGATTCAGTAAACAGATCGACTTCTATGGTTGGATTGCCCCTGGAATCCAGTATCTGACGGGCATGGATATCTATTATTGCACTCATGCTTTTGTTTCTTCTTCGGCTTCAGCAACCGGGCCGGATTCTTCAATTATATCAGTGACTTCTTCGGCTTTTTCTTCTGGTGCCGGTGCTGGTGCAACAGGTTTCGCTTCTTTCTTAGCTGAGTCCTTTCCGGCTTTCACTTTACCGGCTGAAGCCACAACAGCATCTTCAGCGCCTTTCTTGCCTGCACCGCTTCTGCCTCCCCTGCGGGTACCTTTCGCTTTAACGGTTGCCTTTTCACCCAGCAAATTGAGGTTAAAGTCGACCAGCTCGATCATGGCCATTTCGGCATTGTCGCCCAACCGGGTTCCCAGTTTAATGATTCGTGTGTAACCACCGGGCCTCTCGGCCACTTTTAAAGAAATATCCCTGAAAAGTTCAGTGACGGCCTCTTTACTCTGCAAATAACTAAAGACCACCCTTCTGGAGTGTGTTGTGTCATCTTTGGAACGGGTAATGAGCGGTTCAACATAAACTCTGAGGGCTTTAGCCTTTGCAAGCGTTGTGGTGATCCGTTTATGCATGATAAGCGATGTTGCCATATTCGAC from Bacteroidales bacterium includes these protein-coding regions:
- a CDS encoding class I SAM-dependent methyltransferase, whose amino-acid sequence is MEKQMSDLEKYFKNNDKRLIQKWNHYFDIYDRHFNRFRGKESVILEIGVFHGGSLQMWKDYFGKKARIYGIDLNPKCKKLEEENIEIFIGSQSDRKFLRKIKELIPPIDILIDDGGHTMTQQIVSYEELFSHIKSDGVYLCEDLHTSYRVKYGGGYKRMNTYIEYSKNFIDYLNAFHSEQRNLKVNSFTKTVDSIHYYDSVIVIEKRLKEEPFQLKTGHPSFQDEISDTNFFSNLKIVCNPSV
- a CDS encoding glycosyltransferase, which translates into the protein MNTFKPLASIITPTYNHSTYISACIESVLAQTYVNWEMIIINDGSTDQTLEIARSYSEKDKRILLADQENVGIFRIGETYNKALALSRGEYVFILEGDDLWEPEKLELQINAFQNNPEVILCYGRAKVIGSDPKLVFNTIPETGVPDEIYYNNDPIGSILNVILFEDRVPALTIGVKRQILEKIGGFKQGLASVDLDTLLELSLIGKFHFLPKILGSYRTYANQVTKTYPALIREKYYQTVIKFLDEKAGQENIKWFTRKNQIHSYHKRYLSIAYSRSGRYNLIRKKFNEARHDYLTAIRTGSINEPLWVLRSITGIVLSFFKTDVEGLAKFFGKKHYTKD
- a CDS encoding polysaccharide biosynthesis C-terminal domain-containing protein, which gives rise to MGIIQKQAISGTIFTFAGVAIGFVTSALIFPRFLSSSEIGLFGILLSYSLIFGQFATLGTGRINIMLFPQYKNREKYHYGFFFIVILISIVGLILAFISFTFLRDIIINNSKESSELFISYINYLYPLIFFTFLYFLADSFNTALFDALGGLILKEFVQRILILLFILPFIFKMISFHSYAQLFVVAVCLPSVILPVILLRKKEFRIKVVFDNKIRENRKLFIDIGIYGIIIGFTGLIVLNIDRIMVERFLGLSATGVYTTMAYFATLVSIPSRALAKISDPIIAQHWKENDLHNVRENYYRSSINQFLIGCLILVGIWGNIDNILTILPPEFATGKYVILFIGLAFLSDMSTGTSSFILANSVYYKYQAYIVLILVVLIVITNYLLIPLWGLPGAALATLISKIISNMMRHFLLFKKFNLQPFNSRFLLIIGISLFAYLIGYIIPAKSNLYLDLILRSSVILILFVLPVIIFRLSPETNQYLLKLKKWIQE
- a CDS encoding T9SS type A sorting domain-containing protein yields the protein MKFNILVLVFALFFLPFQKVFTQTIQNDVIASAGDTYILENTEISWTLGESSIESYQSGNISISQGFHQPIFKFFEIPEQENPVFQANIFPNPTCRFIQIELTGISETENFRLILSDMMGKVLLSQLINPDSHDKIDLVEYSQGILLLKIIRVSDGRQRTFKIVRTGY
- the eno gene encoding phosphopyruvate hydratase, with translation MSAIIDIHARQILDSRGNPTIEVDLFTESGMSGRAAIPSGASTGVHEAVELRDGNKKEYLGKGVLKAVHNVNNVIKEEIVGMQVTDQGDIDKRMIDLDGTPNKGRLGANAILGVSLAAAKAGATETGQYLYRYIGGVNANTLPIPMMNILNGGSHADNSIDFQEFMIMPVGAENFSQALRMGAEVFHTLKGVLKKKGHSTNVGDEGGFAPNLGSNEEAIQVILEAIEKAGYKAGEDIYIALDPAASEYFITEENVYHLKKSTGEKLTPGQMVDFWDGWVKKYPIISLEDGMAEDDWDGWKLVTDKLGKKIQLVGDDLFVTNTERLQRGINAGVANSILIKVNQIGTLTETINAVNMAYTNAYTAVISHRSGETEDVTIADLAVALNTGMIKTGSACRSERIAKYNQLLRIEEKLGNAAYYLGKDFKFVRK
- the rplQ gene encoding 50S ribosomal protein L17 — encoded protein: MRHGKKFNHLSRKSPHRRAMLSNMATSLIMHKRITTTLAKAKALRVYVEPLITRSKDDTTHSRRVVFSYLQSKEAVTELFRDISLKVAERPGGYTRIIKLGTRLGDNAEMAMIELVDFNLNLLGEKATVKAKGTRRGGRSGAGKKGAEDAVVASAGKVKAGKDSAKKEAKPVAPAPAPEEKAEEVTDIIEESGPVAEAEEETKA